Proteins co-encoded in one Cydia strobilella chromosome 14, ilCydStro3.1, whole genome shotgun sequence genomic window:
- the LOC134747015 gene encoding uncharacterized protein LOC134747015 isoform X9, with protein sequence MTIVRKPRRSNPSDFKTFLKNRADRLEATSPAVPSDAPSTSKKAMVTTSEPIKGSSQPISWRRCDDSSPGEVNRRSWTSGGAGHVTTSERCRNARSGGARAAQASQSTPSSWYETSVCRPAGGGWARSSRRSRAGMASPGWPSSEPPEGTSNARSITFVHYLLRVKSYK encoded by the exons ATGACCATAGTCCGCAAGCCCCGCCGCAGCAACCCCTCG GATTTCAAAACCTTCCTAAAGAACCGAGCTGACCGGCTGGAAGCGACCAGCCCAGCAGTACCATCGGACGCACCCAGCACTTCCAAGAAGGCCATGGTAACCACGTCCGAACCTATCAAG GGCTCGAGTCAGCCAATTTCCTGGCGGCGCTGCGACGATTCATCGCCAGGAGAGGTAAACCGAAGGAGTTG GACTTCTGGCGGCGCTGGTCACGTGACTACATCGGAACGCTGCAGGAACGCACGAAGTGGAGGAGCGCGCGCGGCCCAAGCCTCGCAGTCGACACCGTCGTCCTGGTACGAGACGAGCGTCTGCCGCCCTGCCGGTGGAGGCTGGGCAAGATCGTCGCGACGCAGCCGGGCCGGGATGGCGTCACCAGGGTGGCCGTCATCCGAACCGCCAGAGGGGACATCCAACGCGCGTTCAATAACATTTGTCCATTACCTACTTCGGGTGAAGtcatataagtag
- the LOC134747015 gene encoding uncharacterized protein LOC134747015 isoform X1, whose amino-acid sequence MTIVRKPRRSNPSDFKTFLKNRADRLEATSPAVPSDAPSTSKKAMVTTSEPIKVTSKQFKCNQCPYCSSTHYINQCPKFSALNVIARIRAVNKLRLCFNCLSGTHVLTNCRASTCRVCKGKHHTLLHKPNTNTHVGSNPVPTRLPISTLIDEQPSSSQIETTLSNNTLIEKQINNARNRSVFLTTAQVLVRDKHNNVHKMKAFLDNGSQENFITENAAKKLQLNKEQLALNVIGFNEKVSSLLESCDVTLHSLDGTFTTNLSCFITPIICTTNILIPNVQRWHIPSRYKLADDEFNLAQDVDLLIGGEIFFDLLLTGKYKLGPGLPVLRRSRLGWIVTGSVQKKTESAIQCKVTVETQLKKFWEIEEGSAPNLPYDEKQCEDIFLKTHTHNSEGNFEIELPLKQPPTKLGQSRHIAYRRFKTLESKFERNPEFKDKYVNFMREFEQAGHMIQLQDNYDGPCNFLPHQAVFRDSPSTPIRIVFDCSCRTDNGISLNDIQYKGSIIQDELINILLRFRKYQYVINADIQKMYRCIYVKPNQQYLQCIFWRENTHQRLQIYMLTTLSFGLKSAPHIATRCLLQLSNENQHTFPAAAEAIANQFYMDDFIAGGDDENQVAETASQVNEILRGANFTLRKWKSNSEVIIKRVSETHTHQNTHTTEFGDKTHKVLGLAWSSDSDELMYTIKENQISHPITKRKVLGVISSIFDPLGLTGPVIVVAKIFIQKLFKAQLDWDTELTQDLIQEWNTFYRDLFLLNQLKISRCTVIPNYVTIQIHGFCDSSIKAYGAAIYIRSSDRVGNVQVHLLYSKSKISPIQPQTIPNLELCSSLLLATHVGKIKRALKCDVSGINLWSDSKITLCWIKNSNPKLTCFVSNRVTKVLSLTNKHEWSWVRSEDNPADLLSRGVAPGKLETNQLWWSGPAWLTQSPDTWPTHDSESLNHAPEAESDVNITLTLAISTESNDTIQYLFHRWSSDKTLIHVLAYILRFIYNTKNKTRTINPNNKLSGPLSVEELKKSDHALIRHAQMESFPHEYKLLQNNKPVLNKSKILSLHPFMKDGLVRVGGRIGLSHYAYEKKHPLILSHEHALTKLLMANAHIRTLHAGPQLLLSTIRERIWPTKGRMLASKIVNKCVPCFRANPKTTNPIMGNLPPSRVNPSPPFAITGIDYGGPYNIRDRTGRGYKVSKCYIAVFICFATKAIHLELITGLESANFLAALRRFIARRGKPKELVSDNSTTFHGASNELKDLQKYLQDSSSELVSHCADEGIKWSFIPVYTPHMGSLWESSIKLTKYHLKRVLGLSLLTYEQFVSILYQVESMVNSRPLCPLPSSNPDYPVLTPAHFLIGKAPNSLPDEDYNHVPKNRLTHYQLLQQITQDFWRRWSRDYIGTLQERTKWRSARGPSLAVDTVVLVRDERLPPCRWRLGKIVATQPGRDGVTRVAVIRTARGDIQRAFNNICPLPTSGEVI is encoded by the exons ATGACCATAGTCCGCAAGCCCCGCCGCAGCAACCCCTCG GATTTCAAAACCTTCCTAAAGAACCGAGCTGACCGGCTGGAAGCGACCAGCCCAGCAGTACCATCGGACGCACCCAGCACTTCCAAGAAGGCCATGGTAACCACGTCCGAACCTATCAAGGTAACCTCCAAACAGTTTAAATGTAACCAGTGTCCGTATTGTTCGAGTACGCATTATATTAATCAGTGTCCAAAGTTTAGTGCATTAAACGTTATCGCGCGCATCCGAGCCGTGAATAAATTACGATTATGCTTTAATTGTTTGTCCGGAACGCATGTCTTAACAAACTGCAGGGCCAGTACATGTCGAGTATGTAAGGGCAAGCATCATACGTTACTACACAAACCAAATACCAACACTCATGTAGGTAGTAACCCCGTACCAACGCGATTACCAATATCAACGTTAATCGACGAACAACCGAGTTCTAGTCAAATCGAGACTACCTTGTCGAATAACACTTTaatcgaaaaacaaataaacaatgcgCGAAATAGGTCAGTTTTCCTTACAACAGCCCAAGTGCTCGTTAGGGATAAGCATAACAATGTGCATAAAATGAAGGCATTTTTAGACAATGGCTCgcaagaaaatttcattaccgaaaacgcggccaaaaagttacaattaaaCAAGGAACAACTTGCCTTAAATGTCATAGGTTTCAATGAAAAAGTGTCTAGCCTTTTAGAATCGTGTGACGTAACATTGCATTCCTTAGACGGAACCTTTACAACGAATTTGTCCTGTTTTATTACGCCTATAATTTGtactaccaacattttaataccaAACGTGCAACGTTGGCACATTCCGTCGCGTTATAAATTAGCTGATGACGAGTTTAACTTAGCTCAAGATGTAGATTTGCTTATCGGTGGGGAGATATTCTTTGATTTACTTCTTACCGGTAAATACAAGCTCGGGCCCGGATTACCGGTTCTGAGACGCTCGCGATTAGGATGGATAGtcacgggttccgtacaaaaaaaaaccgagtctgccattcaatgtaaagttacagtagaaactcaattaaaaaagttttgggaAATAGAGGAGGGTTCCGCACCAAATTTACCCTATGATGAAAAACAATGTGAGGATATATTTCTGAAAACTCACACTCACAACTCTGAGGGTAATTTCGAAATAGAACTTCCATTAAAGCAGCCACCTACCAAGTTAGGTCAATCTAGGCACATAGCATATCGGAGGTTCAAAACATTAGAATCCAAGTTCGAGCGGAACCCcgaatttaaagataaatatgtgAATTTCATGCGCGAGTTCGAACAAGCTGGCCATATGATTCAATTACAAGATAATTATGATGGCCCATGTAATTTTCTACCCCACCAAGCTGTTTTTCGCGACTCCCCCTCAACCCCTATTCGAATTGTTTTCGACTGCTCATGCAGAACTGATAACGGCATTTCTTTGAATGATATCCAATACAAAGGCTCAATAATACAGGACGAACTCATAAATATACTTCTACGATTCCGAAAATACCAATATGTTATTAACGCtgacatacaaaaaatgtacagatgtatttatgttaaaccAAATCAACAATACCTACAATGCATATTTTGGCGGGAAAATACTCACCAACGACTCCAAATTTATATGCTGACCACATTAAGTTTCGGCTTAAAGTCAGCACCACATATTGCAACCAGatgtttgttacaattgtcaaACGAAAACCAACACACATTTCCAGCAGCTGCAGAGGCCATAGCGAACCAGTTCTACATGGACGATTTTATCGCCGGCGGCGACGACGAGAATCAGGTAGCTGAAACTGCATCACAGGTGAACGAGATCCTGCGGGGAGCCAACTTCACGCTGCGGAAATGGAAGTCCAATTCCGAAGTCATCATAAAACGGGTGagcgaaacacacacacaccaaaacacacacacaaccgaATTTGGAGATAAAACACATAAGGTCCTGGGTTTAGCGTGGTCTAGTGACTCAGATGAGCTTATGTATACCATTAAAgaaaaccaaatttcacacccaaTCACCAAAAGAAAGGTACTAGGGGTAATTTCGTCCATTTTCGACCCCCTAGGCTTGACGGGACCAGTAATTGTagtagccaaaatatttattcaaaaattatttaaggctCAATTAGATTGGGATACCGAATTAACACAAGACTTGATCCAAGAATGGAACACATTCTATCgagacttgtttttattaaaccaaTTGAAAATTTCGAGATGTACAGTCATACCCAATTATGTAACGATACAAATTCATGGGTTCTGTGACAGTAGTATTAAAGCCTATGGCGCTGCCATCTATATACGATCAAGCGATAGAGTAGGAAACGTACAAGTTCACCTACTttactcaaaatcaaaaataagtccaatacaaccccaaactattccaaatttggaactttGTTCCAGTTTACTGCTCGCGACACATGTCGGCAAAATAAAACGAgcattaaaatgtgacgtttccggAATCAACCTGTGGTCagattcaaaaataacattatgttggataaaaaatagtaaccctaaattaacttgttttgttaGTAACAGAGTCACAAAAGTATTATCACTTACAAACAAGCACGAGTGGTCATGGGTCCGCTCGGAGGATAACCCCGCCGACCTTTTGTCCCGAGGGGTAGCACCAGGCAAGCTGGAAACCAACCAGTTATGGTGGTCTGGGCCGGCGTGGTTGACCCAAAGTCCGGACACATGGCCGACCCACGATTCTGAGTCACTAAATCATGCACCCGAGGCCGAGAGCGACGTAAACATAACTCTCACCTTGGCTATTAGCACAGAATCTAACGACACGATACAATATCTTTTCCACAGGTGGTCAAGCGATAAAACACTTATtcatgtattagcatacatacttcgatttatatataatacaaaaaataaaactcgaacaattaatccaaataataaattatcaggaCCATTGTCCgtagaagaattaaaaaaatcggatcacgcattaattagacatgcacaaatggaatcattcccacacgaatataaattattgcaaaacaataaaccggttcttaacaaatcaaaaatattatctttacacCCATTCATGAAGGACGGACTCGTTCGCGTAGGCGGACGAATCGGTCTTTCGCATTatgcatatgaaaaaaaacatcctTTAATATTAAGTCACGAGCACGCGCTTACCAAACTACTGATGGCAAACGCACATATACGTACTCTGCACGCTGGCCCTCAGTTATTACTTTCAACTATTCGCGAGCGCATCTGGCCAACAAAAGGTAGGATGTTAGCctcgaaaattgtaaataaatgcgtTCCGTGTTTTAGAGCAAATCCAAAGACTACTAACCCTATAATGGGAAACTTACCCCCCTCAAGGGTAAATCCTTCCCCCCCCTTTGCTATCACGGGTATCGATTATGGAGGAccttataacattagagataggACAGGGCGTGGTTACAAGGTCTCTAAGTGCTATATAgcagtgtttatttgttttgcaacAAAGGCAATTCATCTCGAATTAATTACAGGGCTCGAGTCAGCCAATTTCCTGGCGGCGCTGCGACGATTCATCGCCAGGAGAGGTAAACCGAAGGAGTTGGTGAGTGACAATTCAACAACCTTTCATGGGGCTAGTAACGAGctaaaagatttacaaaaatacctacaggacAGCTCGAGCGAGCTAGTATCTCATTGCGCAGACGAGGGCATAAAATGGAGTTTTATTCCTGTCTATACACCTCATATGGGGTCCCTATgggaatctagtataaaacttaccaaatatcatttaaaaagagtGTTAGGGTTATCTTTGTTAACTTACGAACAATTTGTATCAATCCTATATCAGGTAGAATCTATGGTAAATTCTAGGCCACTATGTCCCTTACCTAGTTCAAATCCTGACTATCCTGTCCTTACGCCAGCTCACTTTTTAATTGGAAAAGCACCAAATTCACTTCCGGACGAAGATTATAACCATGTACCAAAGAACCGATTAACTCACTATCAACTTTTGCAACAAATCACGCAGGACTTCTGGCGGCGCTGGTCACGTGACTACATCGGAACGCTGCAGGAACGCACGAAGTGGAGGAGCGCGCGCGGCCCAAGCCTCGCAGTCGACACCGTCGTCCTGGTACGAGACGAGCGTCTGCCGCCCTGCCGGTGGAGGCTGGGCAAGATCGTCGCGACGCAGCCGGGCCGGGATGGCGTCACCAGGGTGGCCGTCATCCGAACCGCCAGAGGGGACATCCAACGCGCGTTCAATAACATTTGTCCATTACCTACTTCGGGTGAAGtcatataa
- the LOC134747015 gene encoding uncharacterized protein LOC134747015 isoform X8 — MLAWQMLCERYNNPKRLVTNHMRALFDVEPVPSTPSGLRGLCDNISKHLRSLRSLNVPTENWDLAIIHMLVKKLDSRLQSKWENSVDLRKLPSLQDFKTFLKNRADRLEATSPAVPSDAPSTSKKAMGSSQPISWRRCDDSSPGEVNRRSWTSGGAGHVTTSERCRNARSGGARAAQASQSTPSSWYETSVCRPAGGGWARSSRRSRAGMASPGWPSSEPPEGTSNARSITFVHYLLRVKSYK, encoded by the exons ATGCTCGCGTGGCAGATGCTTTGTGAACGTTATAATAATCCTAAACGTTTAGTCACCAACCACATGCGAGCCTTGTTCGACGTGGAACCGGTACCGTCAACTCCTTCGGGTCTAAGAGGTCTGTGCGATAATATTTCCAAACATTTGAGATCTTTGCGctcattaaatgtacctaccgaAAATTGGGATCTCGCAATTATTCACATGTTAGTTAAAAAGTTAGACAGTCGATTGCAATCAAAGTGGGAAAACAGTGTTGATTTGAGAAAATTGCCTTCGTTGCAGGATTTCAAAACCTTCCTAAAGAACCGAGCTGACCGGCTGGAAGCGACCAGCCCAGCAGTACCATCGGACGCACCCAGCACTTCCAAGAAGGCCATG GGCTCGAGTCAGCCAATTTCCTGGCGGCGCTGCGACGATTCATCGCCAGGAGAGGTAAACCGAAGGAGTTG GACTTCTGGCGGCGCTGGTCACGTGACTACATCGGAACGCTGCAGGAACGCACGAAGTGGAGGAGCGCGCGCGGCCCAAGCCTCGCAGTCGACACCGTCGTCCTGGTACGAGACGAGCGTCTGCCGCCCTGCCGGTGGAGGCTGGGCAAGATCGTCGCGACGCAGCCGGGCCGGGATGGCGTCACCAGGGTGGCCGTCATCCGAACCGCCAGAGGGGACATCCAACGCGCGTTCAATAACATTTGTCCATTACCTACTTCGGGTGAAGtcatataagtag
- the LOC134747015 gene encoding uncharacterized protein LOC134747015 isoform X7, with product MLAWQMLCERYNNPKRLVTNHMRALFDVEPVPSTPSGLRGLCDNISKHLRSLRSLNVPTENWDLAIIHMLVKKLDSRLQSKWENSVDLRKLPSLQDFKTFLKNRADRLEATSPAVPSDAPSTSKKAMVTTSEPIKGSSQPISWRRCDDSSPGEVNRRSWTSGGAGHVTTSERCRNARSGGARAAQASQSTPSSWYETSVCRPAGGGWARSSRRSRAGMASPGWPSSEPPEGTSNARSITFVHYLLRVKSYK from the exons ATGCTCGCGTGGCAGATGCTTTGTGAACGTTATAATAATCCTAAACGTTTAGTCACCAACCACATGCGAGCCTTGTTCGACGTGGAACCGGTACCGTCAACTCCTTCGGGTCTAAGAGGTCTGTGCGATAATATTTCCAAACATTTGAGATCTTTGCGctcattaaatgtacctaccgaAAATTGGGATCTCGCAATTATTCACATGTTAGTTAAAAAGTTAGACAGTCGATTGCAATCAAAGTGGGAAAACAGTGTTGATTTGAGAAAATTGCCTTCGTTGCAGGATTTCAAAACCTTCCTAAAGAACCGAGCTGACCGGCTGGAAGCGACCAGCCCAGCAGTACCATCGGACGCACCCAGCACTTCCAAGAAGGCCATGGTAACCACGTCCGAACCTATCAAG GGCTCGAGTCAGCCAATTTCCTGGCGGCGCTGCGACGATTCATCGCCAGGAGAGGTAAACCGAAGGAGTTG GACTTCTGGCGGCGCTGGTCACGTGACTACATCGGAACGCTGCAGGAACGCACGAAGTGGAGGAGCGCGCGCGGCCCAAGCCTCGCAGTCGACACCGTCGTCCTGGTACGAGACGAGCGTCTGCCGCCCTGCCGGTGGAGGCTGGGCAAGATCGTCGCGACGCAGCCGGGCCGGGATGGCGTCACCAGGGTGGCCGTCATCCGAACCGCCAGAGGGGACATCCAACGCGCGTTCAATAACATTTGTCCATTACCTACTTCGGGTGAAGtcatataagtag
- the LOC134747015 gene encoding uncharacterized protein LOC134747015 isoform X10, translating to MLAWQMLCERYNNPKRLVTNHMRALFDVEPVPSTPSGLRGLESANFLAALRRFIARRGKPKELDFWRRWSRDYIGTLQERTKWRSARGPSLAVDTVVLVRDERLPPCRWRLGKIVATQPGRDGVTRVAVIRTARGDIQRAFNNICPLPTSGEVI from the exons ATGCTCGCGTGGCAGATGCTTTGTGAACGTTATAATAATCCTAAACGTTTAGTCACCAACCACATGCGAGCCTTGTTCGACGTGGAACCGGTACCGTCAACTCCTTCGGGTCTAAGAG GGCTCGAGTCAGCCAATTTCCTGGCGGCGCTGCGACGATTCATCGCCAGGAGAGGTAAACCGAAGGAGTTG GACTTCTGGCGGCGCTGGTCACGTGACTACATCGGAACGCTGCAGGAACGCACGAAGTGGAGGAGCGCGCGCGGCCCAAGCCTCGCAGTCGACACCGTCGTCCTGGTACGAGACGAGCGTCTGCCGCCCTGCCGGTGGAGGCTGGGCAAGATCGTCGCGACGCAGCCGGGCCGGGATGGCGTCACCAGGGTGGCCGTCATCCGAACCGCCAGAGGGGACATCCAACGCGCGTTCAATAACATTTGTCCATTACCTACTTCGGGTGAAGtcatataa
- the LOC134747015 gene encoding uncharacterized protein LOC134747015 isoform X5 gives MLAWQMLCERYNNPKRLVTNHMRALFDVEPVPSTPSGLRGLCDNISKHLRSLRSLNVPTENWDLAIIHMLVKKLDSRLQSKWENSVDLRKLPSLQDFKTFLKNRADRLEATSPAVPSDAPSTSKKAMVTTSEPIKVTSKQFKCNQCPYCSSTHYINQCPKFSALNVIARIRAVNKLRLCFNCLSGTHVLTNCRASTCRVCKGKHHTLLHKPNTNTHVGSNPVPTRLPISTLIDEQPSSSQIETTLSNNTLIEKQINNARNRSVFLTTAQVLVRDKHNNVHKMKAFLDNGSQENFITENAAKKLQLNKEQLALNVIGFNEKVSSLLESCDVTLHSLDGTFTTNLSCFITPIICTTNILIPNVQRWHIPSRYKLADDEFNLAQDVDLLIGGEIFFDLLLTGKYKLGPGLPVLRRSRLGWIVTGSVQKKTESAIQCKVTVETQLKKFWEIEEGSAPNLPYDEKQCEDIFLKTHTHNSEGNFEIELPLKQPPTKLGQSRHIAYRRFKTLESKFERNPEFKDKYVNFMREFEQAGHMIQLQDNYDGPCNFLPHQAVFRDSPSTPIRIVFDCSCRTDNGISLNDIQYKGSIIQDELINILLRFRKYQYVINADIQKMYRCIYVKPNQQYLQCIFWRENTHQRLQIYMLTTLSFGLKSAPHIATRCLLQLSNENQHTFPAAAEAIANQFYMDDFIAGGDDENQVAETASQVNEILRGANFTLRKWKSNSEVIIKRGSSQPISWRRCDDSSPGEVNRRSWTSGGAGHVTTSERCRNARSGGARAAQASQSTPSSWYETSVCRPAGGGWARSSRRSRAGMASPGWPSSEPPEGTSNARSITFVHYLLRVKSYK, from the exons ATGCTCGCGTGGCAGATGCTTTGTGAACGTTATAATAATCCTAAACGTTTAGTCACCAACCACATGCGAGCCTTGTTCGACGTGGAACCGGTACCGTCAACTCCTTCGGGTCTAAGAGGTCTGTGCGATAATATTTCCAAACATTTGAGATCTTTGCGctcattaaatgtacctaccgaAAATTGGGATCTCGCAATTATTCACATGTTAGTTAAAAAGTTAGACAGTCGATTGCAATCAAAGTGGGAAAACAGTGTTGATTTGAGAAAATTGCCTTCGTTGCAGGATTTCAAAACCTTCCTAAAGAACCGAGCTGACCGGCTGGAAGCGACCAGCCCAGCAGTACCATCGGACGCACCCAGCACTTCCAAGAAGGCCATGGTAACCACGTCCGAACCTATCAAGGTAACCTCCAAACAGTTTAAATGTAACCAGTGTCCGTATTGTTCGAGTACGCATTATATTAATCAGTGTCCAAAGTTTAGTGCATTAAACGTTATCGCGCGCATCCGAGCCGTGAATAAATTACGATTATGCTTTAATTGTTTGTCCGGAACGCATGTCTTAACAAACTGCAGGGCCAGTACATGTCGAGTATGTAAGGGCAAGCATCATACGTTACTACACAAACCAAATACCAACACTCATGTAGGTAGTAACCCCGTACCAACGCGATTACCAATATCAACGTTAATCGACGAACAACCGAGTTCTAGTCAAATCGAGACTACCTTGTCGAATAACACTTTaatcgaaaaacaaataaacaatgcgCGAAATAGGTCAGTTTTCCTTACAACAGCCCAAGTGCTCGTTAGGGATAAGCATAACAATGTGCATAAAATGAAGGCATTTTTAGACAATGGCTCgcaagaaaatttcattaccgaaaacgcggccaaaaagttacaattaaaCAAGGAACAACTTGCCTTAAATGTCATAGGTTTCAATGAAAAAGTGTCTAGCCTTTTAGAATCGTGTGACGTAACATTGCATTCCTTAGACGGAACCTTTACAACGAATTTGTCCTGTTTTATTACGCCTATAATTTGtactaccaacattttaataccaAACGTGCAACGTTGGCACATTCCGTCGCGTTATAAATTAGCTGATGACGAGTTTAACTTAGCTCAAGATGTAGATTTGCTTATCGGTGGGGAGATATTCTTTGATTTACTTCTTACCGGTAAATACAAGCTCGGGCCCGGATTACCGGTTCTGAGACGCTCGCGATTAGGATGGATAGtcacgggttccgtacaaaaaaaaaccgagtctgccattcaatgtaaagttacagtagaaactcaattaaaaaagttttgggaAATAGAGGAGGGTTCCGCACCAAATTTACCCTATGATGAAAAACAATGTGAGGATATATTTCTGAAAACTCACACTCACAACTCTGAGGGTAATTTCGAAATAGAACTTCCATTAAAGCAGCCACCTACCAAGTTAGGTCAATCTAGGCACATAGCATATCGGAGGTTCAAAACATTAGAATCCAAGTTCGAGCGGAACCCcgaatttaaagataaatatgtgAATTTCATGCGCGAGTTCGAACAAGCTGGCCATATGATTCAATTACAAGATAATTATGATGGCCCATGTAATTTTCTACCCCACCAAGCTGTTTTTCGCGACTCCCCCTCAACCCCTATTCGAATTGTTTTCGACTGCTCATGCAGAACTGATAACGGCATTTCTTTGAATGATATCCAATACAAAGGCTCAATAATACAGGACGAACTCATAAATATACTTCTACGATTCCGAAAATACCAATATGTTATTAACGCtgacatacaaaaaatgtacagatgtatttatgttaaaccAAATCAACAATACCTACAATGCATATTTTGGCGGGAAAATACTCACCAACGACTCCAAATTTATATGCTGACCACATTAAGTTTCGGCTTAAAGTCAGCACCACATATTGCAACCAGatgtttgttacaattgtcaaACGAAAACCAACACACATTTCCAGCAGCTGCAGAGGCCATAGCGAACCAGTTCTACATGGACGATTTTATCGCCGGCGGCGACGACGAGAATCAGGTAGCTGAAACTGCATCACAGGTGAACGAGATCCTGCGGGGAGCCAACTTCACGCTGCGGAAATGGAAGTCCAATTCCGAAGTCATCATAAAACGG GGCTCGAGTCAGCCAATTTCCTGGCGGCGCTGCGACGATTCATCGCCAGGAGAGGTAAACCGAAGGAGTTG GACTTCTGGCGGCGCTGGTCACGTGACTACATCGGAACGCTGCAGGAACGCACGAAGTGGAGGAGCGCGCGCGGCCCAAGCCTCGCAGTCGACACCGTCGTCCTGGTACGAGACGAGCGTCTGCCGCCCTGCCGGTGGAGGCTGGGCAAGATCGTCGCGACGCAGCCGGGCCGGGATGGCGTCACCAGGGTGGCCGTCATCCGAACCGCCAGAGGGGACATCCAACGCGCGTTCAATAACATTTGTCCATTACCTACTTCGGGTGAAGtcatataagtag